CCGCGAATACCTGCAGCGCACGCTGATCGGCCTGGCCAGCAACGGGCTGCACGATCCATACCTCGACCGGCTGTGGCAGCGGCTGCAAGCGATGGACGCGGCCAACGCCCCGTTGCAGGCCGAGGACGCCACCGGCACGGGCCCGTCGCCCGATCCCTATCTCAGCGCCTGAGCCCCCTATGCTCCTCGCCCCGCACCCCGCGCTCAATCAGATCCTCGGCATCATGCTGGGCGTGGCGCTGGCACTGGGCGACATGGCGAGCGCCTGGCAGGAGCGGCACCTGCCGTCGGTCCGGGCGGCCACGCCGGCCAAGGTCGCCCCGGCCAGCGCCGGGCCCGACGCCCGCTCCGCCCGCCGCAGTGACCCCGCCGCACGCGACCGCGACCTGATCCTCGCCGCGCAGACCGGCAACACCATGGCCATCCAGTCCCTGCTGGCTGACGGCGCCAGCCTCAAGGCGCGCGATGCCGAAGGCCGCACGGCCCTGATCGCGGCGGTCTATGCGCGCATGGGCGCGGCGGCCCGCCTGCTGATCCAGGCCGGCGCCGACGTCAACCTGCAGGACAACGTCCAGAACAGCGCCTTCCTGCTGGCGGCCATCCAGGGCGACGCGGAAACCGTGCGGCTGGCGCTGTCGCACGGCGCCAACCTGCGCGCCACCAATGCCGACGGCGACACCGCGCTGATCCCGGCCGCGCGGCGCGGCTATGTGGAAGTGGTGAACGAACTGGTCAAGGCAGGCGTGCCGGTCAACGCCACCAACAACCTGGGCCTGACCGCGCTGATCGAAGCCGTGTCGATGGGCGACGGCGGCGACAAGTACGAGAAGATCGTGCAGTTGCTGCTCGACGGCGGCGCCGACCCCAACCTGCCCGACCGCGGCGGCGTCACGCCGATGCGCCATGCGCGGCAGCGCGGCTTCCACGGCATCGGTGCGCTGCTGTTCAAGGCGCGCGGACACTGAAAAAGAAGGGCCCCCCGCAGGCCCCTTTCCCTTTTTCTCTCTCGTGCCGGCCCCTCGCGATCAGGCCGCGGCGGGCTTCTGCGCCGCCGCGTTGCGCGCATTCTCCTGTTCCTGCAGCGTGCGCCACATCACCTTGCCCGTGCCGGACTTGGGCAGCGCATCGACAAACTCCACCACGCGCGGGTACTTGTACGCGGCCATGTGATCGCGCGCCCAGCCGATGATGTCGTCCTCCGTGGTCTTGCCCCGGGCATGCGCCTTGAGCACGACCACCGCCTTGACCGACTCGCCCCGGTAGGCATCGTGCGTACCGATGATGCAGGCCTCCTGGATATCGGGATGCTTGTACATCAGGCTCTCCACCTCGGCCGGCCAGACCTTGAAGCCCGAGGCGTTGATCATGCGCTTGAGGCGGTCGGTCAGGAAGAAGTAGCCCTCCTCGTCCATCCGGCCCAGGTCGCCGGTGCGGAAGAAGCGCTTGCCCTCGAACTCGATGAAGGCCTCGGCGGTGGCCTGCGGCTTGCCCCAGTAGCCGAGGAAGACCTGCGGACCGTTGACGATGATCTCGCCCACCTCGCCCGGCGGCAGTTCCTCGAGCGTCTGCGGGTCGATCACGCGCGCGTCGGTGTTGAAGAACGGCATGCCCAGGCACTGCAGCTTGGGCCGGTCCGACGGGTTGCTGTGCGTGGGCGCGATGGTCTCCGACAGGCCGTAGCCCTCCTGGTACAGCAGGTTGAATTCCTTCTGCAGGCGCTCGGCCACCGCCTGCGGCATGGCCGCGCCGCCGCCGCCGATGTAGGCCAGGCTGGACAGGTCGAACTCCGCCAGTTGGGGGCTCGCCAGGAAATCGATCACCATGGTCGGGATGTTGGTCCAGTGCGTGACCTTGTAGCGCGAGATCAAGCGCCCGGCCACCTCGCGGTCCCAGCGCGGCAGCATCACCACGGTGGAGCCCATGTAGATCGGCGCGTTCATGCCGTACTGCATGCCGGTCACGTGGAACAGCGGAATGATCGACAGGCTCACGCCCTCCATCGTGGTCTGCGACCACAGCGAGCCGCCCACGACGTTGTGCATGACGGTGCGGTGCGGATGCATGCAGCCCTTCGGGAAGCCCGTGGTGCCCGAGGTGTACGGCATCACGGCCAGATCGTCCGGCCCCGCGGTATGCGGGCCGGGCGCCAAGCGCCGCGCAAGCGCATCCTTCCATGCGACCGCGCCGGGCTGCGGCGGATGCTGCGCGGTCAGCCAGGCGGGCGGCGCGTCTTCGGGGTAGGCGCACGTGGCCGGCAACGCATCGGCATAGGCCGTGGCGAGCAGGTGCCGCACGCGCTGTGCTTCGGGCAAGTCGGCGCTGGCGGCCGTCACGTTGGCGGCGAGCTCATCGCTGCAGATGACCACGCCGGCGCCGGCATCGGTGATGTAGTGCTTGAACTCCTCGGCCCGGTTCATCGGGTTGACCGGCACCACCACCGCATCGGCGCGCAGGATGCCGTAATACGCGGCGACGAACTGCGGGCAGTTCTGCATGTACAGCAGCACGCGGTCGCCCTTGCGCACGCCCGCCACCTGCTGCAGCCAGCCGGCCACGGCCAGCGCATCGTCATGCAGTTCGCGATAGCGGAGATGGCCGCCGTAGAACACGATCGCGTCCTTGTCCGGATAGCGCCGCGCCGACACTTCCAGGTTGAACCACAGGCTGGTCTGCGGCGCGGTGAGATGGGTCGGCAAGCGCCGGGGCCAGAACGGGAAGTGCGGTCGTGTCATGCCGTGTCTCCGGAAGTGTTTCTTTTTGTCCCTTTGTTTTACCGGATGGTATCTGAACGATCGTTCGATTTTCAACCGTTGTCGCGGCATGGATTCGCGCCATGGGAAAACGCGCCGGCAGGCCCCAAGTAGAATGCAGGACACCCCGCCGGCACGCGTCGTGCCGGCCGCTTTTTTTCCTGGAGAACCCCGCCGATGAGCGACGTCACCTCGCAGAATTTCACGCAAGAAGTGATCGAAACATCTCGCCAAGTCCCGGTGCTGGTCGATTTCTGGGCGCCATGGTGCGGCCCCTGCCGCACCCTCGGCCCGATGCTGGAAAAGCTGGAGCACGAATACGCCGGCAAGTGGAAGCTCGCCAAAGTCAATTCGGACGAGAACCCCGAGCTGTCGGCGCACTTCAACGTGCGCAGCATTCCCTTCGTGGTGGCCTTCGCGGACGGCAAGCCGGTCGACCAGTTCGTCGGCGTGCTGCCGGAAGCGCAGTTGCGCGCATTCCTCGACCGCGTGATCCCGCAGCCGGCCGAAGTGGCCTACCGCGAAGGCTTGGCCGCGCACCAGGCGAACGAGATCGCGCACGCGCGCGAGGCCTTCCAGAACGCGCTGGCCTATGACCCCGGTTTCGATGCGGCGCGGTTCGCCCTGATCGACCTGCTGCTCGACATCGGCGACGTGCGCGCCGCGCAAAGCGAATTCGCGCTGCTGTCGCCCAAAGCGCCGCAGGACGAGCGCCATGCCCCGCTGCAGACCCGCCTCAAGGCCGCGGAACACGCCGGCGCCCTGCCCGATGCCGAGGCACTGCGCCAGCGCATCGCCGCCGCGCCGGACGACCTGCAGGCCCGCCTGGACCTCGCACAGCAGTACATCGCCCGCCAGAACTACGAGGACGCGCTCGAACAGTTGCTCGCCATCGTCGAGCGCGACCGCGCGTTCCGCGACGACATCGGCCGCAAGACCATGGTGTCGGTGTTTGATCTGATGCGCGATCCGCAGGCGGTCTCGCTCTGGCGCCGGCAGTTGGCGTCCAAGCTGAATTGAGGGCACCGATGCGACTGGTCTACGTTGCCGATCCGATGTGCTCGTGGTGCTACGGCTTCGGCCCGCAGCTGGCGGACCTGCGCGCGCGGCTGGCCGACACGCTGGGCACGCCGGTGCCGCTCACCCTCATCACCGGCGGCCTGCGCCCCGGCCAGCGCGAGCCGCTGGCCGCGGCCAAGCGCGACGAGATCCTGCACCACTGGCACGCTGTCGCCGAGCGCAGCGGCATGCCGTTCAGTCACGCACCCGATGCCGCCATGCGCCGGGACGGCTTCGTCTACGATACCGAGCCCGCCTGCCGCGCCGTGGTGATGGCGCGCGAGCACTGGGGCGAAACGGACGAGCGTGTGCTGGCCTGCTTCCACGCCATCCAGCAGGCCTTCTACGCCGAGGGCCGCGATACGACCCGCCCCGAAGTCCTGCGCGAGATCGCCATTGCCGGTGGTCTGCCGGCGGACCATGTCGACGCGGTCTTCGATTCCGAAGCGCTACGCAGCGAAACGCGGGAAGACTTCCGCCTGTCGCGCCGCTGGGGCATCACCGGCTTCCCCAGCCTGCTGGCCGAACAGGACGGCACGCTGTACCAGATCGGACGCGGCTACGCGCCGTCGGTGGCGCTGTACGCGCGCGCCGTGGAAGTGCTCGCGCAGCACCCCGCGCCCGACGCCGGCTAACAGGTTTGCCCGGCATCAAACCGTGCGGCCGGGGCCGTCCGCTAAGCTGACGGCCTCGTTCACACCGCCCGCCCGACGTCCGCCATGCCCGTGATCCAATGGTCCGAAGCGCTCCATCTCGGAGACGCCGCCACCGACGCCAACCACGCGGCGTTCTGCACCCTGCTCAACGCCGTCGCCGATGCGTCGGATGCCGACTTCCTGCCGGCGCTCGATGCCTTCATCACCCACACCGAGGCCCATTTCGCCGAAGAGAACGCCTGGATGGAGGCCTCGGCGTTTCCCCCGCTGCACTGCCACCGCAACGAGCACGACAACGTGCTGGCACTGTGCCGCGAAGTCCGCCGGCGCGCCGCCGACGGCGACATGGCGCTGGGCCGCAGGCTGATCGCTGAACTACCCGCCTGGTTCGCCGACCACGTGGACGTGATGGACCGGATGATGACGACCTGGCTCGCGCAGCAGGGCTCCGACGCCCGCGCGAAAGCCGCGGCCTGAGCGGCATCGCGCAAAGATCACGCCGCCGAGCATCCCCACCAGGGATGCTCCGTTCGCCCCGCACTTCCCTGTCATCGAGGCCGCCCTCGCCGCACCCCCGCAACGCAAGGGGACAAGCCGCCCGGCCCGCGCCGACAACCCGTCACGACGCCGGCACGGGCCTTAGCTTTTTTGCAGCGTGGTCATCAAATAATCCAATTTCCCAGCGCAACATGAAAAGCATTACTCTGCGCTGACGATGATTGACCCTCGAACTGCGCCGGCTGGTACGGACGCAGGTGCCCACAGGAGAACGCACATGACGACGGAAGCAAAGTGTCCTTTCAAGCATGCCGCCACGGGCGGCGTGTCGAACCGTGACTGGTGGCCCAATCAACTGAACCTGAAGATCCTGCACCAGCATTCGTCCCTGTCCGACCCGATGGACAAGGACTTCAACTACGCGCAAGCCTTCAAGCGTCTCGACCTGGCCGCGGTGAAGCAAGACCTGCTGGCGCTGATGACCGACTCGCAAGACTGGTGGCCGGCGGACTTCGGCCACTACGGCCCGCTGTTCATCCGCATGGCGTGGCACAGCGCCGGCACGTATCGCACCGGCGACGGCCGCGGCGGTGCCGGTGCCGGCCAGCAGCGTTTCGCGCCGCTCAACAGCTGGCCCGACAACGCCAACCTCGACAAGGCGCGCCGGCTGCTGTGGCCGATCAAGCAGAAGTACGGCCGGAACATCTCCTGGGCCGACCTCATGATCCTCTCGGGCAACGTCGCGCTGGAGTCGATGGGCTTCAAGACCTTCGGCTTCGCCGGCGGGCGCAAGGATGTCTGGGAACCGGAAGAGGACGTCTACTGGGGTTCCGAAACCACCTGGCTGGGCGACCAGCGCTACACCGGCGAGCGCGATCTCGAAAACCCGCTCGCGGCCGTCCAGATGGGCCTGATCTACGTCAACCCGGAAGGCCCGAACGGCAACCCCGATCCGATCGCGGCGGCCCGGGACATCCGCGAGACGTTCGCCCGCATGGCGATGGACGACGAAGAGACCGTCGCGCTCATCGCGGGTGGCCACACCTTCGGCAAGACCCACGGCGCCGGCCCGGCTTCGCACGTCGGACCGGAGCCCGAAGCGGCTGGCCTCGATGAACAGGGCCTCGGCTGGAAGAGCAGCTTCGGCAGCGGCAAAGGCGGTGACGCGATCACCAGCGGTCTGGAAGTGACCTGGACCACCACGCCGACGCAGTGGAGCAACAACTTCTTCGAGAACCTGTTCGGCTACGAATGGGAGCTGACCAAGAGCCCGGCCGGTGCGCACCAGTGGGTCGCCAAGGGTGCCGGCGCGACCATTCCGGACGCCCATGACCCGTCCGGGAAGCATCTGCCGACCATGCTGACCACGGATCTTTCGCTGCGCTTCGATCCGGCCTACGAAAAGATCTCGCGGCGCTTCTACGAGCATCCGGACCAGTTCGCCGACGCGTTCGCGCGGGCGTGGTTCAAGCTGACCCACCGCGACATGGGTCCGCGTGCGCGCTATCTCGGCCCGGAAGTGCCGGCGGAAGCGCTCATCTGGCAAGACCCGATCCCCGCCGTGGACCACAAGCTGATCGACGCGCAGGACATCGCCGCCCTCAAGGGCAAGGTCCTCGCTTCGGGGCTGTCGGTCTCGCAACTGGTGTCGACCGCCTGGGCGTCGGCGTCCACCTTCCGCGGCTCCGACATGCGCGGCGGCGCCAATGGTGCACGCATCCGCCTGGCACCGCAGAAGGATTGGGAAGTCAACCAGCCGGCCCAGTTGGCGAAGGTGCTGGAGACGCTCGAGGGCATCCGGGCCGAATTCAACCGCGCCCAGTCCGGCGGCAAGCAAGTCTCGCTCGCCGACCTGATCGTGCTGGCCGGCTGCGCCGGCGTCGAGCAGGCGGCGAAGAACGCCGGCCATGCGGTGCAGGTGCCGTTCACGCCCGGGCGCATGGATGCCTCGCAGGCGCAGACCGACGTGACGTCCTTCGCCGTGCTCGAGCCGATCGCCGACGGCTTCCGCAACTACCAGAAGGGCCGGTACACCATCCCGGCCGAGGCCCTGCTGGTCGACAAGGCGCAATTGCTGACGCTGACCGCGCCGGAAATGACGGCCCTCGTGGGCGGCATGCGTGTACTGGGCACCAACCTCGGACAGAGCGGGCACGGTGTCCTGACCCAGCGGCCGGGGTCGCTGACCAACGACTTCTTCGTGAACCTGCTCGACATGGGCACGGAGTGGAAAGCCGCGCCGGACGCCAAGGACGTGTTCGAAGGCCGCGACCGCGCGACGGGCGAACTCAAGTGGACCGGCACCCGGGTCGATCTCGTCTTCGGTTCGAACTCGCAGTTGCGGGCCCTGGCCGAGGTCTACGGCAGCGCCGATGCGCAGGAGAAGTTTGTCCGTGACTTCGTCGCGGTCTGGAACAAGGTGATGAACCTCGACCGCTTCGAGCAAGCGTAATCACGGAAGACGGGCCTCCAGGACGCGAGGCCCCGGGCAGTACCAGGAACGGCCGGTCGCGGGATCGGCCGTTCTTGTTTCCGGCCCGCCGGCGGACCTCACACGGCAGCGATCGCGCGCAGCGCTGTCGACGCCGCCACCATGCCGAACACCGCCGTCACGCAGACGGACGAGCCGAAGCCCGCGCAGGCCAGCCCCTGCGGCCCGCTCGACGGCTGCGCGGCCGGCGGCGCGTTGACCACCTCGATCTCCCCCGCCGCCGCCAGATCGTCGATGCCCGCGTGGCTCGACTCGGCCGGCACCTCCACCGCGCAGGCCTGCTGCTCCGGTTCCGGATAGCGCAGCGGCTCGTCCGAATACACCGCATCGATGCCGAAGCGCGCCTTCGGATCGCGCGGGAAACCATGCTGGCGACGCAGGTTGCCGCGCACCTTGGCGAGCAGCGGATCCTGGATGGTGCGCGCGAGATCGGCCACGCGGATGCGCGTCGGGTCCAGTTGCCCGCCGGCCGCGCCGCAGGTCACCACGCGCATGCCGATGCGCTTGCAGAAGGCCACGATGGCGGTCTTGACCTTGACCGCATCGATAGCGTCGACCACGTAGTCGAACGGATGGCCGAGCAGCGCATCGACATTCTCGACGGTGACGAAATCGTCGATGCGGCTGATCTCGGCACGCGGATTGATCTCGGCGATGCGATCGGCCATCGCATCCACCTTGGCCCGGCCGTAAGCGTCACCGAGCGCGTGGATCTGGCGGTTGGTGTTGGAGACCGCGATGTGATCGAGGTCGATCAGCGTCAGCCTGCCGACACCGCACCGCGCGAGCGCCTCGGCCGCCCACGAACCGACGCCGCCGACGCCTACCACACAGACGTGCGCCGCGGCAAAGCGCTCCAGGGCCCGCGGGCCATACAGGCGTGCGACACCGCCGAAGCGGCGCGCATATTCGTCGTCCAGGACGGGGGGATGCGCGGGCGCGCTGATTGCTACGTGACTCATGACACAATGGATTTCGGGACTGCGCCAAACTATATAACAACGGGCACTGTCCGAAACGCTGCACCACGCCAATCAGAACGCCATGCGCACCTCCACCAGAGTCATCCTCGGACTGGTCATCACACCCGTCGTCATCATGGCGGCGGCGGTCGTCTTCGTGCTGACGTTCGACTGGAGCCGCGCCAAGCCCTATCTCAACGACCACGTGTCGCAGGCTATCGGGCGCCCCTTCGCCATCAACGGCGACCTGTCGCTCACATGGAAGAAGCCCGAGGGCGAATCCGGCTGGCGCACCTATGTGCCGTGGCCGAGGCTGATCGCCAACGACATCACCATCGGCAACCCCGACTGGACGCGCCGGCCGCACGCGGCCACCGTGCAGCGGCTGACCTTCGTGCTGGAAGCCCTGCCGCTGCTGGCGCACCGCATCGTCGTCCCGAGCGTCACGCTCGATACGCCGGTGGTCGCACTGGAGCGCGACAACCAGAACCGCAACAACTGGACCTTCCACCTCGGCACGCAAGACAACAAACCCTCGGACTGGAAGCTGGAGCTGCGCGAGATCGCCTTCAGCAAGGGCTCGGTGCAGTTGGATGACGACATCAAGCGCATCCACCTGGCCGCCACCGTCGACACGGTCGACAACCAGACGCTCTACACCGCCGCCAACGGCACCGCCATCAGCGGCAGCGAGCAGCCGCCGGTGGTGCCGACCGCCTCCGGCGCGGCCGCTTCCGGGGCCGCCGCCAAGGCCCCCTTCGCAGCAGCCCCGCAGCAGCCCTACGGCCTCGCCTGGACCGTCAAGGGCACCTACAACAACGCCGCCATCCACGGCGGCGGCAAGGCCGGCGGCGTGCTGCGGCTGCAGGATGCGCACCGGCCGTATCCGCTGCAGGCCGACGTAACGGTTGGCAAGACCCGCATCGACCTGGCGGGCACACTCACCAATCCGGCCAGCCTGACCGCGCTGGACCTGCGGCTGCACCTGTCCGGCGCGAGCATGGCCCACCTGTATCCGCTGACCGGTGTGGTGCTGCCCGATACGCCGCCGTTCGACACGCGCGGCCGACTGATCGGCGAGCTGCGCAGGCAGGGCTCGAGCTGGCGCTACGAGAAGTTCACCGGCCGCGTGGGCGGCTCCGACCTGGGCGGCACACTGACCTTCGCCATGCGCCCGGAGCCGGGGCAGCGCCCGCAACTGACCGGCGAGCTGGTCTCGCATCAACTGCTGTTCGCCGACCTGGCCCCGATCATCGGCGCCGACTCCAACGCCAGCAAGCAGCGCCGCGACGAGCCCGTGCGCCAGCCGGCCGACAAGGTGCTGCCGGTCGAGCCGTTCCGCACCGACCGCTGGAACGCCATCGTCGCCGACGTGAAGTTCACCGGCGAGCGCATCGTGCGCACCACCGACCTGCCGATCGACCATCTCGTCACCCACATCAAGCTGCAGGACGCGGTGCTGACACTGGACCCGCTGAACTTCGGCGTCGCGGGCGGCACGCTCACCTCCAACCTCCAGCTCGACGGCAAGTCCGCGCCGATGCAGGCGCGCGCGGCACTGGCGGCGCGGCACTTCAAGATCCGGCAACTGTTCCCGAACATCGAGTCGATGCACGCCAGCGTCGGCGAGATCAACGGCGACGCGCGGCTGTCGGCCACCGGCAACTCGGTCGCCGCGCTGCTGGGCTCGTCCAACGGCGAGCTGAAGATCCTGGTCGAGCAAGGCACCGTCAGCAAGTTCATCCTGGAAGCGATGGGCCTGAACGTCGGCAACGTGATCCTGACCAAGCTGTTCGGCGACAAGCAGGTCAGCATCAACTGCGCGGCCGGCGACTTCGCGGTGAGCAACGGGTTGGCGCAGGCGCGCACCTTCGTGGTCGACACGCAGGACGCGGTGATCGATGTGACCGGCGCCACCAGCTTCAAGCAGGAGACGCTGGACTTCACCATCCACCCGGATTCGAAGGGGCTGCGGGTGTTCTCGCTGCGCACGCCGCTGTACGTGAAGGGCACATACAAGCAACCGGATGTGTCCGTCAATCCGGCCGTGGTGGCGCTGCGCGCCGGCGGCGCGGTGGCACTGGCCTTCGCGGCGCCGGTGGCGGCCGTGCTGCCGGTGCTCGAACTCAAGCCCGCGCCCGACAGCCCGTGCGGCAAGCTGCTGGCCGACGTGCGCCAGCGGCCCACTGCGCCGCCGCCGGGCACGGTCTACCGCAACGGCAAGAGCGGCCGCACGGCGGACGGCTCGCCCAAGACCTCGGCGGCCGCGGCCGCCACGCCGGCGCAGCGACCGGCGCAGCCTTCGCGCGACGCGGCCACGACGGGCGGCTAGCCGCGCCCCGCATGGCCCGTCACTACGGCAGCCGCCGCTTGGCGATCGACTCCGCCGTCAGCACGGGCGTCGCCGGATCGCCGAACGGCTTCGTCACGTGATTGGCCAGCGCCGCGAGTGCGCGTCCGACCACTGGTGCCCGAACGCGGGCATGCCGATGTGCCGGTCGCCCGCTTTACGCTCGATGCCGTTCAGCATCACCTGCACAAGATTGCGCGTGTCGCGTGCGCCGGACGGTGGAGTTGTGCGGCAGCGGCGGATAGCAGCCGTCCGCGCTCACCCCAGCGCAAGCGGAACCGGTGCCTCCGGCCACGCTCAGTAGCGCATCCCGAAGCCGCGCGCGTACCGCAGTGAACCCAGCGTGCCGTCCGAATTCACCTCGTACACCGAAACCGGCAGACGGCCCAGCGGCGAGCGCACGCCGGCCAGCGCATCGACCAGCGCCGGCATCGACGGACCGCGCCAGACGCCATTGTCATAGCCGTAGTACGCATAGGTGGCGACCGTCGCGTCGGCCACGTCGTCGAACGAAGGCACATCGTACGGCGCGCGCAGCGATACATGGATGACGGTCTTGCCCTTCGCCTTGGCATACTCCATCGCGTAGCGCATCTGCTGCGCTTCGCTGGGCGCGGCGATCTGCTGCGTGCGCAGCGCCCCGGACACCACCGGCCCGTCTTCCTCGACGTTGAAGACCAGCGAGCCTTGCCCCTGCGCGATGGCCTCGGGGCGCTTGGCCGCCGTGGCGCGCGATGCCGGATCGCCGGCGGGCCGCGCGGCGCGCGCTTGCACCGCGGCGGTGTTCGTCCGCGCATCGGCTGCGCGCGGATCGCCGTTGCGCTCGACCGGCGAAGGGCCGCTCGACAGGGTCCCGAGAATCACGATGTCGGCCGCATCGATCAGCCGCTGCTGCTCGGCCCAGGACGTTTCCGCCAGCTTCGCGCCGGTCACCGAACCGTAGCCGAGTTCGGCGAAGCGCCGGCGCATCCCCTGGGCCTGCTCGCCCCAGGGCGTCATGATGAAGACCGGCCGTTGCGGCGCGTTCAGCGGCAGCGTCGCGCTGCGATTGCGCAAGAGCGTGATCGATGCCTGCGCAATGCGCTGCTCGACCGCCCGATGGCTGGGGCTGCCGATCGACACGGCCGCGGACGTCCGCGGCCGCGGCCGCGGCGCGTTCGGTACGATCCCGTAGCGCAGCTTCATCTGTACGATGCGCGCGACCGACGCATCCAGTTCGGCCCGGCTCAGCGTGCCGGCATCCAGCGCCGCCACGACGCGATCGATCAGCGCACCGAGCCGGCCGGCCTGGTCGGCTGTGCGGAACTCGACGGGCATCAGCGCGATGTCGACATCGGCGCGGAACAGATTGATCACCGCCTGACCTGGATCGAAGTGGTTCGCGATCGCATCCATGTCGAGCGCATCGGAGACCGTCACGCCGCGGTAGCCCAGCTCGCCGCGCAGCAGGTCGTGCTGGATCTTGCGCGACATGGTGGCCGGCACGAGGATGGACTCGCCGGTGCGCGTCGCGATCCGGGTTGCGTCGAGCGACGGATACTGGATATGCGCGGTCATGATCATCTCCGGCGCTTCGCCCAGGTCGATCGAAGCGCGATACGGCGCGAGATCGGTCGCGTACGCGTCGGCACGCGACTTGTCCACGCGCGGCAGCCCATAGTGCGAATCGGTTGCCGCATCCCCGTGGCCCGGGAAGTGCTTGAAGGCGCTGATGACGCCCGCGTGGGCCATGCCGCGCGCCATATCGCGGCCGAGCAGGCCGACCATGTCCGGATCATCGCCGTAGGCACGCACGTTGATGACGGGATTCAGCGGATTGCTGTTGACGTCGACCACCGGCGCAAAGTTGACGTTCATGCCGACCGCCGCCAATTCGGAGGCAAGCACGTGTCCTTGGCCGTAGGCGAGTGCCGCGTCGGCGGTCCCCAGGTATGCGGCCCCGAGCGCCATGCTCCCGGGGAACGACGTCGCACTGCCGCGCGGCAACCGGAACACGTTGCCGCCCTCCTCGTCGACGCCGATCAGCATGCCGACCGGCGCCGCCGCAGCGATCTGCGCCGTCAGGCGGTTGATCTGATCGATCGACACCAAGTTGTTCGCGAACAGGATCACGCCGCCGATACGGTGATCGCGCAGCGCGCCGGCGGCGGCGTCCGGCAGCACCGTCATGCGGTCCGTGCAGTTGGCATTGGCCGGCGGCTCGCACCAGTAGCGGAGCGCCATCATGATCTTCTGCCCGATCTTGTCGCGCGTCGACATCTGCCCGACGATCTGCTGCGCCTGCGCCTTCAACTGCGTGTCGCCGGCGGTTTCATCGCCGGGCGAGCACGCGGCCAAC
The sequence above is drawn from the Ralstonia solanacearum K60 genome and encodes:
- a CDS encoding glycoside hydrolase family 3 protein; the encoded protein is MKMLRVLRQGVLGLAVLALAACSPGDETAGDTQLKAQAQQIVGQMSTRDKIGQKIMMALRYWCEPPANANCTDRMTVLPDAAAGALRDHRIGGVILFANNLVSIDQINRLTAQIAAAAPVGMLIGVDEEGGNVFRLPRGSATSFPGSMALGAAYLGTADAALAYGQGHVLASELAAVGMNVNFAPVVDVNSNPLNPVINVRAYGDDPDMVGLLGRDMARGMAHAGVISAFKHFPGHGDAATDSHYGLPRVDKSRADAYATDLAPYRASIDLGEAPEMIMTAHIQYPSLDATRIATRTGESILVPATMSRKIQHDLLRGELGYRGVTVSDALDMDAIANHFDPGQAVINLFRADVDIALMPVEFRTADQAGRLGALIDRVVAALDAGTLSRAELDASVARIVQMKLRYGIVPNAPRPRPRTSAAVSIGSPSHRAVEQRIAQASITLLRNRSATLPLNAPQRPVFIMTPWGEQAQGMRRRFAELGYGSVTGAKLAETSWAEQQRLIDAADIVILGTLSSGPSPVERNGDPRAADARTNTAAVQARAARPAGDPASRATAAKRPEAIAQGQGSLVFNVEEDGPVVSGALRTQQIAAPSEAQQMRYAMEYAKAKGKTVIHVSLRAPYDVPSFDDVADATVATYAYYGYDNGVWRGPSMPALVDALAGVRSPLGRLPVSVYEVNSDGTLGSLRYARGFGMRY
- a CDS encoding AsmA family protein, with protein sequence MRTSTRVILGLVITPVVIMAAAVVFVLTFDWSRAKPYLNDHVSQAIGRPFAINGDLSLTWKKPEGESGWRTYVPWPRLIANDITIGNPDWTRRPHAATVQRLTFVLEALPLLAHRIVVPSVTLDTPVVALERDNQNRNNWTFHLGTQDNKPSDWKLELREIAFSKGSVQLDDDIKRIHLAATVDTVDNQTLYTAANGTAISGSEQPPVVPTASGAAASGAAAKAPFAAAPQQPYGLAWTVKGTYNNAAIHGGGKAGGVLRLQDAHRPYPLQADVTVGKTRIDLAGTLTNPASLTALDLRLHLSGASMAHLYPLTGVVLPDTPPFDTRGRLIGELRRQGSSWRYEKFTGRVGGSDLGGTLTFAMRPEPGQRPQLTGELVSHQLLFADLAPIIGADSNASKQRRDEPVRQPADKVLPVEPFRTDRWNAIVADVKFTGERIVRTTDLPIDHLVTHIKLQDAVLTLDPLNFGVAGGTLTSNLQLDGKSAPMQARAALAARHFKIRQLFPNIESMHASVGEINGDARLSATGNSVAALLGSSNGELKILVEQGTVSKFILEAMGLNVGNVILTKLFGDKQVSINCAAGDFAVSNGLAQARTFVVDTQDAVIDVTGATSFKQETLDFTIHPDSKGLRVFSLRTPLYVKGTYKQPDVSVNPAVVALRAGGAVALAFAAPVAAVLPVLELKPAPDSPCGKLLADVRQRPTAPPPGTVYRNGKSGRTADGSPKTSAAAAATPAQRPAQPSRDAATTGG